The Haloplanus salinarum genome includes a region encoding these proteins:
- a CDS encoding nitrous oxide reductase accessory protein NosL: protein MTRSVTRRRLVVTAGTLTAALAGCTGGTDDTAEPTPTTTDSTAALTDSAPVPEDASCGVCNMMPAKFPDYNAQLTVEAGDRVFFCSSGCLAAYYVDPGNFEPAHEGATFAGLWVHDHETTELIGARSAWFVRETNADRVADPMQRNPLPFAAESDAEAYVAEYDDLSESDILRLTDFDMDLATFYRGRFFE, encoded by the coding sequence ATGACACGATCGGTTACGCGACGGCGCCTCGTCGTCACCGCAGGCACGCTGACAGCGGCTCTCGCCGGCTGTACCGGCGGGACGGACGACACAGCCGAGCCGACGCCCACGACGACGGACTCGACGGCCGCCCTCACCGATTCCGCGCCCGTTCCCGAGGACGCGTCGTGTGGCGTCTGTAACATGATGCCCGCGAAGTTCCCGGACTACAACGCCCAGTTGACCGTCGAGGCGGGCGACCGCGTCTTCTTCTGCTCGTCGGGCTGTCTGGCTGCCTACTACGTCGACCCCGGCAACTTCGAGCCGGCCCACGAGGGCGCGACGTTCGCGGGGCTCTGGGTCCACGACCACGAGACGACGGAGTTGATCGGCGCACGGTCGGCGTGGTTCGTCCGCGAGACGAACGCCGATCGGGTAGCCGACCCGATGCAGCGCAACCCGTTGCCCTTCGCTGCCGAGAGCGACGCGGAGGCGTACGTCGCCGAGTACGACGATCTCTCCGAATCGGATATCCTCCGTCTGACCGACTTCGATATGGATCTGGCGACGTTCTACCGCGGCCGCTTCTTCGAGTAG
- a CDS encoding dihydrofolate reductase, translating into MQLITVAAVAANGVIGRDGDLPWPSIPADKRQYRERIADSPVILGRRTFDSMRDDLPGTAQVVLSRSTTEYDVASAHHATGVDDAVATVESLGSDRAYVIGGAAIYDLFQPHADRMVLSRIPDEYEGDTSFPDWNPDDWNLADRTEYEAFTLEEWVRN; encoded by the coding sequence ATGCAACTGATAACCGTCGCCGCGGTGGCGGCGAACGGCGTGATCGGTCGGGACGGCGACCTGCCGTGGCCGTCGATCCCGGCCGACAAGCGCCAGTATCGGGAACGGATCGCGGATTCGCCCGTGATCCTCGGTCGGCGAACCTTCGATTCGATGCGCGACGACCTCCCCGGGACCGCCCAAGTCGTGTTGAGTCGGTCGACGACCGAGTACGACGTCGCGTCGGCCCACCACGCCACCGGCGTCGACGACGCGGTGGCGACCGTCGAATCGCTCGGGAGCGACCGGGCCTACGTCATCGGCGGCGCGGCGATCTACGACCTGTTCCAGCCCCACGCCGACCGGATGGTGCTCAGTCGGATCCCCGACGAGTACGAGGGCGATACGTCCTTCCCCGACTGGAACCCCGACGACTGGAACCTCGCCGACCGCACGGAGTACGAGGCGTTCACGCTCGAAGAGTGGGTGCGGAACTAG
- the thyX gene encoding FAD-dependent thymidylate synthase, which translates to MDVKLLEATPDPERVICSAARNDYLSEFVGDVPFQEAMEGIDGDTIEEKRETLIGHLLDHGHFGPFEHPQATFAIKGVSRSCMAQITRHRHASFDIQSMRYVSFDDVDPADVEEGAMVVTPPSAVDPDWIGRNQSSGSVDEETVAERKRVFRETVRDSVESYQRLLDLGMPPEDARFVLPIGTEVNIVMSVNARMLMHIADMRAAADSQWEIREMTESILDLAADWCPTTFEHYEKHLKGRKNRLAP; encoded by the coding sequence ATGGACGTCAAACTGCTCGAAGCGACGCCCGATCCGGAGCGGGTGATCTGCTCGGCGGCGCGAAACGACTACCTCTCGGAGTTCGTCGGCGACGTCCCCTTCCAGGAGGCGATGGAGGGGATCGACGGCGACACGATCGAGGAGAAACGGGAGACGCTGATCGGCCACCTGCTGGATCACGGCCACTTCGGCCCGTTCGAGCATCCGCAGGCGACCTTCGCCATCAAGGGCGTCAGCCGGTCGTGTATGGCCCAGATCACGCGCCACCGACACGCCAGTTTCGACATCCAGAGCATGCGATACGTCTCCTTCGACGACGTCGACCCCGCGGACGTCGAGGAGGGAGCGATGGTGGTGACGCCGCCGTCGGCGGTCGATCCCGACTGGATCGGCCGCAACCAGTCGAGCGGCTCCGTCGACGAGGAGACGGTCGCCGAACGCAAGCGCGTCTTCCGCGAGACGGTCCGTGACTCCGTCGAGTCCTACCAGCGACTGCTCGACCTGGGGATGCCGCCGGAGGACGCCCGCTTCGTCCTCCCCATCGGCACCGAGGTCAACATCGTCATGTCGGTCAACGCCCGGATGCTGATGCACATCGCGGACATGCGCGCCGCCGCCGACAGCCAGTGGGAGATCCGGGAGATGACCGAATCCATCCTCGACCTGGCCGCCGACTGGTGTCCGACCACCTTCGAACACTACGAGAAACACCTGAAGGGTCGGAAGAACCGCCTCGCGCCCTGA
- a CDS encoding MBL fold metallo-hydrolase produces the protein MTDIENLAADVQAFTSNAFLVTGDRTVLVDTGANFEVVSRVDARSDGLDAVVLTHTHPDHVGNVDAVREAFGVETWGYDPGQPSVDRELGGTVRLGDDDFSVVHTPGHKNDHVCLYAPSTRVCFAGDLVFANGAFGRTDLEEGDRETLIRSIDRLRETVDPDLAALHTGHGPSVTTDAYATVERAGEAARMG, from the coding sequence ATGACCGATATCGAGAACCTCGCGGCCGACGTGCAGGCGTTCACCAGCAATGCCTTCCTCGTGACCGGCGACCGGACGGTACTCGTCGACACCGGCGCGAACTTCGAAGTGGTGAGCCGCGTCGACGCCCGGAGCGACGGCCTCGACGCCGTCGTCCTCACCCACACCCACCCGGACCACGTCGGTAACGTCGACGCCGTCCGCGAGGCCTTCGGCGTCGAGACGTGGGGGTACGATCCGGGTCAGCCGTCGGTCGACCGGGAACTCGGCGGGACGGTCCGCCTCGGCGACGACGACTTCTCGGTCGTCCACACGCCGGGCCACAAGAACGATCACGTCTGCCTGTACGCGCCGTCGACACGGGTCTGTTTCGCGGGCGATCTGGTGTTCGCGAACGGCGCCTTCGGACGGACGGATCTGGAGGAAGGGGACCGCGAGACGCTGATCCGGAGCATCGACCGGCTCCGGGAGACGGTCGATCCCGACCTCGCGGCCCTCCATACCGGCCACGGGCCGAGCGTCACGACCGACGCCTACGCGACCGTCGAACGGGCGGGCGAGGCGGCGCGGATGGGCTAG
- the sod gene encoding superoxide dismutase, which yields MSYELDPLPYDYDALEPHISEQVLTWHHDTHHQGYVNGWNSAEETLEENREAGDFGSSAGAIRNVTHNGSGHILHDLFWNSMSPEGGDEPSGALADRIEEDFGSYEAWKGEFEAAAGNASGWALLVYDSFSNQLRNVVVDNHDEGALWGSHPILALDVWEHSYYHDYGPARGDFVDNFFEVVDWEEPSARFEQAVELFE from the coding sequence ATGAGCTACGAACTCGACCCACTTCCGTACGATTACGACGCACTGGAGCCGCACATCTCCGAACAGGTGCTGACCTGGCATCACGACACCCACCATCAGGGCTACGTCAACGGCTGGAACAGCGCCGAGGAGACCCTCGAGGAGAACCGCGAGGCGGGCGACTTCGGCTCCTCGGCGGGCGCCATCCGGAACGTCACCCACAACGGGTCGGGGCACATCCTCCACGACCTGTTCTGGAACAGCATGTCGCCGGAGGGAGGCGACGAGCCGAGCGGCGCCCTCGCCGACCGGATCGAGGAGGACTTCGGCTCCTACGAGGCCTGGAAGGGCGAATTCGAGGCCGCCGCCGGCAACGCCAGTGGTTGGGCCCTGCTCGTATACGACAGCTTCTCGAACCAGCTTCGCAACGTCGTGGTCGACAACCACGACGAGGGCGCGCTCTGGGGTTCCCATCCCATCCTCGCGCTCGACGTCTGGGAGCACTCCTACTACCACGACTACGGCCCGGCCCGCGGCGACTTCGTCGACAACTTCTTCGAGGTCGTCGACTGGGAGGAACCGAGCGCCCGCTTCGAGCAGGCCGTCGAACTGTTCGAGTAA
- a CDS encoding DUF5827 family protein: MPRPKESFDETFACEFYTPEELLDPERMYTIGEIARLLQGLEPDAEVDEGTEAVIVDWAVPWVMINAEDLVIAEPPTEEDPGYYGLRED; the protein is encoded by the coding sequence ATGCCACGACCCAAGGAGTCGTTCGACGAAACCTTCGCCTGTGAGTTCTACACGCCCGAGGAGTTGCTCGACCCGGAGCGGATGTACACGATCGGGGAGATCGCCCGCCTGTTGCAGGGGCTGGAGCCCGACGCCGAGGTCGACGAGGGGACCGAGGCCGTCATCGTCGACTGGGCGGTGCCGTGGGTGATGATCAACGCCGAGGACCTGGTGATCGCCGAACCGCCGACGGAGGAGGATCCGGGCTACTACGGCCTGCGGGAGGACTAG